From the Rhodoferax mekongensis genome, one window contains:
- a CDS encoding dienelactone hydrolase family protein encodes MLENLKNELDSLRPGRSTEAGATRRTALKAALGVGYAATAMPIMAQTAIKTSADGLISGEQIYDVDGYTVPFYYAAPAGGTDLPVILVVQEIFGVHEYIADTCRRFAKAGYLAIAPDLYSRQGDASKYTDIGKLLAEVVSKVPDEQVMADLDGALVWAADNGGDLKKLAITGFCWGGRITWLYAAHNKDVKAGVAWYGRLVGTPSELTPKNPVDIAGSLNAPVLGLYGGKDNGIPLDTVNEMKKALAAAGKKGNKAAKASQFVVYPDAGHAFHADYRPSYREKEAADGFKRALAWFKAKGVV; translated from the coding sequence ATGCTGGAAAATTTAAAGAATGAATTGGATTCCCTGCGCCCCGGTCGCAGCACGGAAGCGGGTGCCACACGCCGCACCGCCTTGAAGGCCGCACTCGGCGTGGGCTACGCAGCCACTGCGATGCCCATCATGGCGCAGACCGCAATCAAGACATCCGCCGATGGCCTCATCTCCGGCGAGCAGATTTATGACGTGGACGGCTACACCGTTCCTTTCTACTACGCAGCACCCGCTGGCGGCACTGATCTGCCCGTGATCCTGGTGGTTCAGGAAATCTTCGGCGTGCACGAGTACATCGCTGACACTTGCCGCCGTTTTGCAAAAGCCGGTTACCTGGCCATTGCTCCTGACTTGTATTCCCGCCAAGGTGATGCCTCCAAGTACACCGACATCGGCAAGTTGCTGGCAGAAGTCGTCTCCAAGGTGCCGGATGAGCAGGTCATGGCTGATCTGGATGGCGCCTTGGTGTGGGCCGCCGACAACGGTGGCGACCTCAAGAAGCTGGCGATCACAGGCTTCTGCTGGGGGGGACGTATCACCTGGCTCTACGCTGCGCACAATAAAGACGTGAAGGCCGGAGTGGCATGGTACGGACGTTTGGTGGGCACCCCCTCCGAGCTCACCCCCAAGAACCCTGTCGATATTGCCGGCTCTTTGAACGCGCCAGTGTTGGGTTTGTATGGCGGCAAAGACAACGGCATTCCCTTGGACACCGTGAACGAAATGAAGAAGGCCTTGGCTGCAGCCGGCAAAAAAGGCAACAAGGCTGCCAAGGCGTCGCAGTTCGTGGTGTACCCCGATGCAGGCCACGCCTTCCATGCGGACTACCGCCCCAGCTATCGCGAAAAAGAGGCCGCTGACGGCTTCAAGCGCGCATTGGCCTGGTTCAAAGCAAAGGGAGTTGTTTGA
- a CDS encoding ZIP family metal transporter, whose translation MILLAIVAGTLVAGIGSVWLAAALSFGALARYTQHMLSLAAGALLATAFMHLLPEAFESQAGAHDLFLVLLVGLVFFFLLDKAELWHHGHEHHHGPAAHGHEAHDDHGHAHHGHHHGHSHGADKPAGSWAVLTGDSVHCFGDGVLIASAFVADLRLGAIAALAVLAHEVPHHMGDLMVLRAGSSNKRAALVKVTLAGAVTALGGITGYWLVDQLQDYLPYFLAVASSSFIYVALADLIPQLQKRLTARETAAQIAWLGVGIGMVALVSSIGHAH comes from the coding sequence TTGATTCTTCTGGCGATAGTGGCCGGCACACTCGTGGCCGGCATAGGGAGCGTGTGGCTGGCTGCGGCACTGAGTTTCGGTGCTTTGGCCCGCTACACCCAGCACATGTTGAGTCTGGCGGCGGGAGCCTTGTTGGCCACTGCCTTCATGCATTTGCTGCCCGAAGCGTTTGAAAGCCAGGCTGGCGCCCATGATTTGTTTCTGGTGCTGCTGGTCGGGCTGGTTTTTTTCTTTCTGCTGGACAAAGCTGAGCTCTGGCACCACGGCCACGAGCACCACCACGGCCCTGCGGCGCACGGGCACGAGGCGCATGACGATCACGGACACGCTCACCATGGCCACCATCACGGGCACAGCCATGGCGCGGACAAGCCTGCGGGCAGTTGGGCGGTGCTTACCGGCGACAGCGTGCATTGCTTCGGAGACGGTGTGTTGATTGCCTCGGCCTTTGTGGCGGATTTGCGCTTGGGCGCTATTGCCGCATTGGCGGTGCTGGCCCACGAAGTGCCGCACCACATGGGCGACCTGATGGTCCTGCGTGCAGGCTCGAGTAACAAGCGGGCAGCCTTGGTCAAGGTCACGCTGGCAGGTGCAGTGACCGCTTTGGGCGGTATCACCGGATACTGGCTGGTCGACCAGCTGCAAGACTATCTTCCGTATTTCCTGGCGGTGGCCTCCAGCAGCTTCATTTATGTCGCGCTGGCGGACTTGATTCCCCAGCTCCAAAAACGGCTCACCGCACGGGAAACTGCGGCACAAATTGCTTGGTTGGGTGTGGGCATCGGAATGGTCGCGCTCGTCAGCAGCATCGGGCACGCTCACTAG
- a CDS encoding CerR family C-terminal domain-containing protein yields MPIPLPETVSAVKPMRSDGVEARNRLLDAALQLFAEQGFAKTSIREIALAAQANVASISYYFGDKAGLYRAVFSDPRTNPPLPPEALEGTDVTLEQAIRGLLSSFLEPLKNGHVTQQQYMKLCFREMLEPTGAWQHEIDTNIAPAHMALTRGLCRHVGLAEADDDIHRLAFTISGLGVMLHVGNDLYTQIRPGLVNTPQALDAYLDRLVSYALVLVDAEALRRRAQAPAPAHSPEFISLQAP; encoded by the coding sequence ATGCCGATTCCTTTGCCTGAGACAGTTTCCGCCGTCAAACCCATGCGAAGCGATGGGGTCGAGGCGCGCAACCGCCTACTGGATGCGGCCTTGCAGCTGTTTGCGGAGCAGGGTTTTGCCAAGACCTCCATCCGCGAAATTGCCCTGGCTGCGCAGGCCAATGTGGCGTCCATCAGCTACTACTTCGGTGACAAGGCCGGTCTGTACCGCGCCGTATTTTCTGACCCGCGCACCAACCCGCCCTTGCCCCCCGAGGCACTGGAGGGCACCGACGTCACGCTGGAGCAGGCGATCCGCGGCTTGCTGTCCAGCTTTTTGGAGCCGCTCAAGAATGGCCATGTCACCCAGCAGCAGTACATGAAGCTCTGCTTCCGCGAAATGCTGGAGCCTACCGGCGCCTGGCAGCACGAGATTGACACCAATATTGCCCCCGCCCACATGGCCCTGACCCGCGGGCTCTGCCGCCATGTCGGGCTCGCTGAAGCGGATGACGATATCCATAGGCTCGCCTTCACCATCAGTGGCTTGGGCGTCATGCTCCATGTGGGCAATGACCTGTACACCCAGATCCGCCCCGGCCTGGTCAATACCCCGCAGGCGCTGGATGCCTATTTGGACCGTCTGGTGTCCTATGCCCTGGTGCTGGTGGACGCCGAAGCGCTGCGACGCCGCGCCCAAGCTCCGGCTCCCGCCCATTCCCCTGAATTCATCTCACTTCAAGCCCCATGA
- a CDS encoding efflux transporter outer membrane subunit, whose product MHLRTFTAVSVALALSGCAIVMPPAKVDAAPALQWQAPLPHQGAVGSLAQWWQKQGDALLVELIDAAQAVSPNVAQALARVESARAQRTTANAALLPKLDASVSASRGVSQPDVPVATTQSVGLQASWELDLVGANRAVSKAADAQFQGTQAQWHDARVSVAAEVATTYYSYATCIQLLGVARKDAASRQETARLTELNAKAGFAAPSVAALARASAADGSSRVTQQQAACDLDVKALVALTGLPEQDLRQKLAAAPMERAQAAPVSIASVPAQTLTQRPDVFAAERDVIVASAQVGSAKAQRYPRLTLSGSVGALRYSSMGRETNLDTWSFGPLAVTLPLFDGGQRKANVVSAEAAYAQSVSVYRGKVRQAVREVEEALVNLQSTDARKQDAAVATAGYAESLAATQARYGQGLASLVELEDARRNALAAESAQLSLGLERNRAWVSLYRALGGGFEPDRLNADATSSAADQSRP is encoded by the coding sequence ATGCATTTACGAACCTTCACTGCCGTATCAGTGGCACTGGCACTCAGCGGATGTGCCATCGTCATGCCGCCCGCCAAAGTCGATGCTGCTCCTGCCTTGCAATGGCAGGCGCCTTTGCCCCACCAAGGGGCGGTAGGCTCGCTGGCCCAGTGGTGGCAGAAGCAGGGCGATGCGCTGTTGGTGGAACTGATTGATGCCGCACAAGCCGTCAGCCCCAATGTGGCCCAGGCACTGGCGAGGGTGGAGTCCGCCCGCGCGCAGCGCACCACTGCCAACGCCGCTTTGCTGCCCAAGCTGGATGCGAGCGTCAGCGCCAGCCGTGGCGTGAGCCAGCCCGATGTCCCGGTGGCCACCACCCAATCGGTAGGTCTGCAAGCCAGCTGGGAGCTCGACCTGGTGGGTGCCAACCGCGCCGTCAGCAAAGCGGCAGACGCGCAGTTTCAGGGCACCCAGGCCCAGTGGCACGACGCGCGTGTGTCAGTAGCGGCCGAAGTAGCCACCACCTACTACAGCTACGCCACCTGCATCCAGTTGCTTGGTGTAGCGCGCAAAGACGCAGCCTCCCGCCAGGAAACCGCACGCCTGACCGAGCTCAATGCCAAAGCCGGCTTTGCGGCACCTTCGGTAGCCGCCTTGGCCCGTGCCAGCGCTGCCGATGGCAGCAGCCGCGTGACCCAACAACAGGCTGCCTGCGACTTGGATGTGAAAGCCCTGGTGGCCCTGACGGGCTTGCCTGAACAGGATCTCCGACAAAAACTGGCTGCAGCGCCCATGGAGCGTGCGCAAGCAGCTCCTGTTTCCATAGCAAGCGTGCCCGCACAAACCCTGACCCAACGTCCCGATGTGTTTGCAGCTGAGCGCGACGTGATCGTCGCCAGCGCCCAAGTGGGCAGTGCCAAAGCCCAGCGATACCCGCGCCTGACCCTGAGCGGTTCGGTGGGTGCCCTGCGCTACAGCAGCATGGGGCGCGAGACGAATCTGGATACCTGGTCCTTTGGCCCCTTGGCGGTCACGCTGCCCTTGTTTGACGGTGGTCAGCGCAAAGCCAATGTGGTGTCTGCCGAAGCGGCCTATGCGCAAAGCGTCTCGGTCTACCGCGGCAAGGTGCGCCAGGCCGTGCGCGAAGTGGAAGAGGCACTGGTCAACCTGCAAAGCACCGATGCCCGCAAGCAGGATGCCGCTGTGGCGACAGCCGGCTACGCTGAGTCACTCGCAGCCACCCAGGCCCGCTACGGCCAGGGCTTGGCCAGCTTGGTGGAGCTGGAAGACGCACGCCGCAATGCGCTGGCAGCGGAATCGGCCCAGCTCTCGCTAGGGCTTGAGCGCAACCGCGCCTGGGTGTCGCTCTACCGCGCGCTGGGTGGCGGCTTCGAGCCGGACCGCCTCAACGCGGACGCCACCTCAAGCGCCGCCGATCAGTCACGCCCTTAA
- a CDS encoding efflux RND transporter periplasmic adaptor subunit: MNQLPFKPLTLGLLTASVLTLAGLGLFATRTQAADAPKAAAAPKAALTVSTVQAKSSQLPVKLSANGGVAAWQEASVGSEASGLRVAELHAGVGDSVKRGQVLATFASESVQADVALARASLNEAQANAAEALANGDRARAVQGTGAISAQQINQYLTQEATAKARVASAQAQLDAQLLRLKQTQLLAPDSGIISARSASVGAVVGAGTEMFKLIRQGRLEWRGEVTSAEFARIKPGMTVLVTSPGGVQAKGKVRMLAPTVDAATRNGLVYVDLLAASTAGQSLGGAFKPGMYARGEFELGSTGALTVPQTAVVVRDGFSYVYRVGSDNRVSQLKVQTGRVVGDQIEIQSGVKPEDKLVASGGSFLSEGDTVKVVDATDSKPKAAVAPVAPAQAATK, translated from the coding sequence ATGAACCAACTTCCATTCAAACCCCTGACCCTGGGTCTCCTGACCGCCAGTGTGCTGACCCTTGCCGGCCTTGGCCTCTTTGCCACCCGCACGCAGGCGGCTGATGCCCCCAAGGCCGCTGCGGCGCCCAAAGCCGCGCTGACCGTATCCACCGTGCAGGCCAAGAGCAGCCAGCTGCCCGTCAAGCTTTCTGCCAACGGCGGTGTCGCCGCTTGGCAAGAAGCCAGTGTGGGCTCAGAGGCCAGCGGCCTGCGTGTGGCCGAGCTGCATGCGGGTGTGGGCGACAGCGTGAAGCGCGGCCAAGTGCTGGCGACCTTTGCCTCTGAAAGCGTGCAAGCCGATGTAGCACTGGCACGCGCCAGCCTCAACGAAGCGCAGGCCAATGCAGCCGAAGCGTTGGCCAACGGCGACCGCGCGCGCGCCGTGCAGGGCACCGGCGCCATCAGCGCCCAGCAGATCAACCAGTACCTCACGCAAGAGGCCACCGCCAAGGCGCGTGTGGCGTCTGCCCAGGCTCAGCTGGACGCCCAGCTGCTGCGCCTGAAGCAAACCCAATTGCTCGCGCCCGACAGCGGCATCATCTCGGCCCGCAGCGCCAGTGTGGGTGCGGTGGTGGGGGCTGGCACCGAGATGTTCAAGCTCATCCGCCAAGGGCGGCTGGAGTGGCGGGGTGAAGTGACCTCGGCAGAGTTTGCCCGCATCAAGCCCGGCATGACGGTGCTGGTCACCTCTCCCGGTGGCGTGCAGGCCAAAGGCAAGGTGCGCATGCTGGCGCCTACCGTGGATGCTGCCACCCGCAATGGCTTGGTCTATGTGGACTTGTTGGCTGCATCGACGGCCGGCCAGTCGCTGGGTGGCGCATTCAAGCCCGGCATGTATGCCCGTGGTGAGTTTGAGCTGGGCAGCACCGGCGCATTGACGGTGCCGCAAACCGCAGTCGTCGTTCGCGACGGTTTCAGTTACGTGTACCGCGTGGGCAGCGACAACCGGGTGAGCCAACTCAAGGTGCAGACCGGCCGCGTGGTGGGTGATCAGATCGAAATCCAAAGCGGCGTGAAGCCCGAAGACAAGCTGGTGGCCAGCGGCGGCAGTTTCCTGAGTGAAGGCGACACCGTGAAGGTGGTGGACGCTACAGATTCCAAGCCAAAAGCGGCTGTAGCGCCCGTAGCACCTGCGCAAGCAGCTACGAAATAA
- a CDS encoding efflux RND transporter permease subunit — MNVSSWSIKNPIPAVMLFVMLTFAGMLAFNSMKVQQFPDLELPNITISASLPGAAPAQLETEVARKLENAIASIQGLKNIYTKVQDGGVSITAEFRLEKPTQEALDEVRSAVQGVRSELPSDVRDPVINKVNLSGAPILALTIRSSKMDDEALSWFVDNTVSRRLLGVKGVGSVVRVGGVTREVEVALDPMKLQGLGATAADISRQLKQVQTESAGGRADLGGSEQPMRTLATVKTAEELANLELTLSNGQRVRLDQVATVKDTIAEPRAAALLNGVPVVGFEITRSKGASEVEVGAAVNAALDELKAQHPDIELTQAFDFVKPVAEEFDASMTMLYEGALLAVIVVWLFLRNWRATFVSAVALPLSAIPAFIGMAYLGFTINTVTLLALSLVIGVLVDDAIVEVENIERHLNMGKTPYQAAMEAADEIGLAVVATTFTLIAVFLPTAFMSGIPGKFFKQFGWTAALAVFASLVVARVLTPMMAAYIMKRSPREHKDPFWMGAYMRASKWALSHRWITMGAAAAFFVGSIMLIPLLPTGFIPPDDNSQTQVYIELPPGSTLKQTRDAAEHARQLLGKVDHIQSIYTTIGGGAAGSDPFAPPGTTEVRKATLTVLLTERGKRPRKQGIENAIRAAMAEVPGIRSKVGLGGSGEKYQLVLTGEDPLALASAAAAVERDLRTIPGLGSITSSASLIRSEIAVRPDFAKAADLGVTSASIGETLRIATVGDYDTSLAKLNLSQRQVPIVVKLDDSARQDLDLLGRLAVPGVKGPVMLSQVATLEVAGGPAVIDRLNRSRNITFEVELSGAPLGDVTEAVQKLPSITNLPPGVKQLALGDAEVMGELFASFGLAMLTGVLCIYIVLVLLFKDFLQPFTILAALPLSLGGAFVGLLVVNQSFSMPSLIGLIMLMGIATKNSILLVEYAILARRGSDGSDGHPVAAPMSRFDALIDACHKRARPIVMTTIAMGAGMVPLAVGWGAADSSFRSPMAVAVIGGLITSTVLSLLVIPSVFTVVDDLEHLLGRLKRWVLREKPAAETKPVQ; from the coding sequence ATGAACGTCTCCTCGTGGTCGATCAAAAACCCCATACCGGCGGTCATGCTCTTTGTGATGCTGACCTTCGCAGGCATGCTGGCTTTCAACAGCATGAAGGTGCAGCAGTTCCCTGACCTGGAGCTGCCCAACATCACCATCTCGGCCAGCCTGCCCGGTGCGGCGCCGGCCCAGCTGGAAACCGAAGTGGCCCGCAAGCTGGAAAACGCGATTGCGTCCATCCAGGGCCTGAAAAATATCTACACCAAGGTGCAAGACGGTGGTGTTTCCATCACCGCCGAATTCCGCTTGGAGAAGCCCACCCAAGAAGCGCTGGACGAAGTGCGTAGCGCCGTGCAGGGCGTGCGCAGTGAGCTCCCGAGCGATGTGCGCGATCCGGTGATCAACAAGGTGAACCTGTCGGGCGCGCCCATTTTGGCGCTCACCATCCGCTCGTCCAAGATGGATGACGAAGCGCTGAGCTGGTTTGTGGACAACACCGTTTCACGCCGCCTGTTGGGCGTGAAGGGCGTGGGCTCAGTGGTGCGCGTGGGCGGGGTGACCCGCGAGGTGGAGGTCGCCCTCGACCCCATGAAGCTGCAAGGCCTGGGCGCTACCGCTGCGGACATTTCTCGCCAGCTCAAACAGGTGCAAACCGAGAGCGCAGGTGGCCGCGCCGACCTGGGTGGTAGCGAGCAGCCCATGCGTACCTTGGCCACTGTCAAAACCGCCGAAGAGCTGGCCAATCTGGAGCTCACCCTGTCCAACGGACAGCGCGTGCGCCTCGACCAAGTAGCCACCGTCAAAGACACGATTGCCGAGCCCCGCGCAGCCGCGCTGCTTAACGGCGTGCCGGTGGTGGGATTTGAGATCACCCGCAGCAAAGGTGCCAGCGAGGTGGAAGTCGGAGCCGCAGTGAATGCAGCTTTGGACGAACTCAAGGCCCAGCACCCCGACATCGAGCTGACCCAGGCCTTTGACTTTGTGAAGCCCGTGGCCGAAGAGTTTGACGCCTCCATGACCATGCTCTACGAAGGCGCCTTGCTGGCGGTGATTGTGGTGTGGTTGTTCCTGCGCAACTGGCGTGCGACTTTTGTGTCTGCGGTGGCTTTGCCCTTGTCCGCGATTCCTGCCTTTATCGGCATGGCGTATCTGGGCTTCACCATCAATACCGTGACGCTGCTCGCGCTCTCATTGGTGATCGGCGTGCTGGTCGACGATGCGATTGTGGAGGTCGAGAACATCGAACGCCACCTGAACATGGGCAAGACGCCTTACCAGGCGGCCATGGAAGCGGCTGACGAGATCGGCCTTGCCGTGGTGGCGACGACCTTCACCCTGATTGCGGTGTTTCTACCCACCGCGTTCATGAGCGGCATTCCCGGGAAGTTCTTCAAGCAATTCGGTTGGACGGCGGCACTGGCGGTGTTTGCATCGTTGGTAGTTGCCCGGGTGCTGACGCCCATGATGGCCGCCTACATCATGAAGCGCAGCCCGCGCGAACACAAAGACCCGTTCTGGATGGGCGCCTACATGCGCGCCAGCAAATGGGCACTGAGCCACCGCTGGATCACCATGGGTGCCGCAGCGGCTTTCTTTGTGGGCTCCATCATGCTGATTCCCCTGTTGCCCACCGGCTTCATCCCGCCGGATGACAACTCGCAGACGCAGGTCTATATCGAGTTGCCACCGGGCTCCACCTTGAAGCAAACGCGCGATGCGGCGGAGCATGCCCGTCAGTTGCTGGGCAAGGTCGATCACATCCAGAGCATTTACACCACCATCGGTGGTGGTGCAGCAGGCTCCGACCCGTTCGCGCCTCCGGGAACCACCGAGGTCCGCAAGGCCACGCTCACGGTGTTGCTGACAGAGCGTGGCAAGCGCCCCCGCAAGCAAGGCATTGAAAACGCCATCCGCGCGGCCATGGCCGAAGTGCCCGGCATCCGCAGCAAGGTGGGCTTGGGCGGCAGTGGCGAGAAGTACCAACTGGTGCTGACCGGCGAAGACCCCTTGGCCTTGGCCAGTGCTGCCGCTGCGGTGGAGCGCGATTTGCGCACCATTCCCGGCTTGGGCAGCATCACCTCCAGCGCGAGTTTGATCCGCTCTGAAATTGCAGTGCGCCCCGACTTCGCGAAGGCGGCTGACTTGGGTGTCACCAGTGCCTCTATTGGCGAGACCTTACGCATTGCGACGGTGGGTGACTACGACACATCACTGGCCAAGCTCAACCTCAGCCAGCGGCAAGTACCGATTGTGGTGAAGCTGGATGACTCCGCGCGACAGGACCTGGACTTGCTGGGCCGACTCGCGGTGCCCGGCGTCAAAGGCCCTGTCATGCTGAGTCAGGTGGCGACGCTCGAAGTGGCCGGTGGCCCGGCGGTGATCGACCGCCTGAACCGCTCACGCAACATCACCTTTGAAGTCGAGCTCTCCGGCGCGCCGCTGGGCGATGTGACAGAGGCCGTGCAAAAGCTGCCCTCGATCACCAACCTGCCGCCCGGCGTGAAGCAGTTGGCGTTGGGTGACGCTGAAGTCATGGGCGAGCTGTTTGCCAGCTTCGGCCTGGCCATGCTGACCGGGGTGCTGTGCATCTACATCGTGCTGGTGCTGTTGTTCAAGGACTTCTTGCAGCCCTTCACTATTCTGGCGGCGCTGCCACTGTCCTTGGGTGGCGCGTTTGTGGGCTTGCTGGTGGTGAACCAGAGCTTCTCCATGCCGTCCCTTATCGGGCTCATCATGCTCATGGGCATTGCGACCAAGAATTCCATCTTGTTGGTGGAGTACGCGATCCTGGCGCGCCGGGGTAGCGATGGCAGTGATGGTCACCCCGTTGCGGCGCCCATGAGCCGGTTTGACGCGCTCATTGACGCCTGCCACAAGCGTGCGCGGCCGATTGTGATGACCACTATCGCCATGGGAGCGGGCATGGTGCCGCTGGCCGTGGGCTGGGGTGCTGCAGACAGCAGCTTCCGCAGTCCGATGGCGGTCGCGGTCAT